In the genome of Streptomyces sp. NBC_00190, one region contains:
- a CDS encoding MFS transporter: MIKSGLGQRIPSGAASGPQRALITASFVSRVGNGLFNTAAILYFTFVVHLPATQVGAGLTIAGLCGLAAGIPAGNLADRYGPRTIWLVSLALQAATMAAFVFIDSWLAFTLVAALDRLAATAGGAAGGALIARVGGEHPAAFRARLRTFVNLGVVVGTLGAAFAIQIDTRPAYTGLILANAASFACAGLIAFLGVPDYRPLPRPKEHRQWSVLADRPYVSFVALYSAMGLQYQTVSLLLPIWLTAHTDAPRWTVAAVYAINSGVCVLLQSRLGSKVETPRQGGRAFRRAGLLFLISCPLMALTADVPAWVAPALAVLAVCVHSVGEVWESSGGYALGFGLAPDHAQGQYQGLFGIGFHAGQALAPVILTGAVLALGHTGWLLLGLFFAGLGAAGPPVAAWAERTRPGKPGTEASAPRRQGESPLEAA; encoded by the coding sequence TTAGGGCAACGGATACCCAGCGGGGCGGCTTCCGGTCCGCAGCGAGCTCTGATCACCGCCAGTTTCGTCAGCAGGGTGGGCAATGGTCTCTTCAACACCGCTGCCATCCTCTACTTCACGTTCGTGGTGCACCTGCCCGCCACGCAGGTAGGGGCGGGTCTGACGATCGCCGGCCTGTGCGGCTTGGCGGCCGGCATACCGGCGGGGAATCTCGCCGACCGGTACGGGCCACGCACGATCTGGCTGGTTTCCCTCGCCCTGCAGGCCGCCACCATGGCGGCATTCGTCTTCATCGACAGCTGGCTCGCGTTCACGCTCGTCGCCGCTCTGGACCGGCTGGCCGCCACGGCGGGCGGCGCCGCGGGCGGTGCGCTCATCGCAAGGGTCGGCGGTGAACATCCCGCCGCCTTCCGGGCCAGACTCCGGACCTTCGTCAATCTCGGCGTCGTCGTGGGCACCCTGGGCGCGGCCTTCGCCATCCAGATCGACACTCGCCCTGCCTACACCGGGCTGATCCTCGCGAACGCCGCCAGCTTCGCCTGCGCCGGACTGATCGCGTTCCTGGGCGTCCCGGACTACCGGCCTCTGCCCCGGCCCAAGGAACACCGTCAGTGGTCCGTCCTGGCCGACCGGCCGTACGTGTCCTTCGTCGCGCTCTACAGTGCCATGGGCCTGCAGTACCAGACCGTCTCCCTGCTGCTGCCGATCTGGCTCACCGCCCACACCGACGCACCGCGCTGGACCGTGGCAGCGGTCTACGCGATCAACAGCGGCGTCTGCGTACTGCTCCAGAGCAGACTTGGCTCCAAGGTGGAGACCCCACGACAGGGCGGCCGCGCCTTCCGCCGCGCCGGGCTCCTGTTCCTCATCAGCTGTCCGTTGATGGCACTGACAGCCGATGTTCCCGCGTGGGTCGCGCCGGCGCTCGCCGTCCTCGCCGTGTGCGTCCACAGCGTCGGAGAGGTGTGGGAGTCGTCGGGCGGCTACGCGCTCGGCTTCGGCCTCGCACCCGACCATGCCCAAGGGCAGTATCAGGGACTCTTCGGCATCGGCTTCCACGCGGGCCAAGCCCTCGCCCCTGTCATCCTTACCGGGGCAGTCCTTGCGCTCGGACACACGGGATGGCTGCTCCTCGGCCTGTTCTTCGCGGGTCTGGGCGCGGCAGGACCTCCGGTGGCCGCATGGGCCGAGCGGACCCGCCCCGGGAAACCGGGTACGGAGGCTTCCGCACCA